Proteins encoded within one genomic window of Cucumis sativus cultivar 9930 chromosome 3, Cucumber_9930_V3, whole genome shotgun sequence:
- the LOC105434964 gene encoding F-box protein CPR1-like, whose protein sequence is MVVSDVVIQILSKLPPQSLLRFKSVCKSWYHLINHPKFVTKHLLDSFPHKHVLIKRALTNHSGKQELVFSILKFSLNGSVSIMDINLTFQEIDPLLELCGHSHGLVCLSDCDDAFLVNPMTRQFHKLPPSILIFRGCHHDDPDYYSAIPFTIGFGYDAKSSDFKVVRIVSCRGQAKSSMRVEIYDLSKDKWREIEAPDLCGNARFIPSFDMCHEGIFYWWGYGEPRINEVDSIITFDMSEEIFGKISLPESFNDTKHKISLRVLNKSIILFVYPFESNETNIDIWEMEKDESSVVSWSKLLTIDPPFGVEHPLLFVSCEELLMESSEGHVIMYNTATQLFKKLPIEGDVTYAKPHRFEAHDLFIESLLPVEGGRDMINYDF, encoded by the coding sequence ATGGTGGTTTCTGATGTTGTGATTCAAATTCTATCCAAGCTTCCACCACAATCTCTTCTTCGATTCAAGTCTGTTTGCAAATCCTGGTATCATCTTATCAACCATCCTAAATTTGTAACAAAACATCTCTTAGATTCTTTTCCCCATAAACATGTCCTCATCAAACGTGCCCTCACCAACCACTCTGGCAAACAAGAACTTGTGTTCTCCATCCTCAAATTCTCTCTCAATGGATCTGTGTCTATTATGGACATCAATTTGACATTCCAAGAGATCGATCCACTTTTAGAACTTTGTGGCCATTCTCACGGCTTAGTTTGTCTTTCCGATTGTGACGATGCGTTCCTTGTTAATCCTATGACCAGACAGTTTCATAAACTTCCGCCATCGATTCTTATCTTTCGTGGTTGCCATCATGACGATCCTGATTATTACTCTGCAATACCATTTACTATCGGATTTGGGTATGATGCAAAATCTAGCGATTTCAAAGTTGTTAGAATTGTGAGTTGTCGAGGACAAGCAAAATCCAGTATGAGAGTGgaaatttatgatttgagCAAAGATAAATGGAGAGAAATTGAAGCTCCTGATTTGTGTGGCAATGCGAGATTTATACCTTCATTTGATATGTGTCACGAAGGAATATTTTATTGGTGGGGATATGGTGAACCAAGGATTAACGAAGTGGACTCTATTATAACATTTGACATGAGTGAAGAGATTTTTGGTAAAATTTCACTACCGGAGAGCTTCAATGACACAAAgcataaaataagtttaaggGTTTTGAATAAATCCATTATCCTTTTTGTCTATCCATTTGAAAGTAATGAGACAAATATTGACATTTGGGAGATGGAGAAGGATGAATCTAGTGTTGTTTCGTGGTCGAAGCTATTGACCATTGACCCTCCTTTTGGAGTTGAGCATCCATTGTTGTTTGTAAGTTGTGAAGAACTGTTAATGGAGTCCAGTGAAGGACATGTGATTATGTATAACACGGCAACTCAACTATTCAAAAAGCTTCCAATAGAAGGGGATGTAACTTATGCAAAACCTCACAGATTTGAAGCTCATGATCTTTTTATTGAGAGTTTGTTACCGGTGGAAGGGGGAAGAGATATGATCAATTAcgatttttag
- the LOC116402724 gene encoding ribonuclease MC-like, which yields MTQSILIIYFLSLVVFVNGGVPFEFFQFVEQWGPNVCNTGARVSPCHTPPQAKFTIHGLWPSNHSNAHLLCQSITKYTKVLLLERQLNISWPDLKGGMNNEFWTHEWNFHGKCSDPPFSLFQYFQMSLNLLQKFDVLAILKAAGLNPQTSQNIGIQNIMTPIQRTTKKYPGIRCYKNVKTGKSQLNEIVLCLEKDGATLIDCPTFVSSTCAKSIVW from the exons ATGACTcaatctattttaattatttactttttgagTTTGGTGGTGTTCGTTAATGGCGGCGTTCCATTTGAGTTCTTCCAATTCGTGGAACAGTGGGGGCCGAATGTATGTAATACTGGCGCTCGTGTCTCTCCATGTCATACTCCGCCTCAAGCCAAGTTCACTATTCATGGCTTGTGGCCAAGTAATCACAGTAATGCTCATCTTCTTTGTCAATCAATAACGAAATATACCAAG gttttattacTTGAAAGACAACTGAATATATCTTGGCCAGATTTAAAAGGTGGGATGAACAATGAATTTTGGACTCATGAATGGAATTTTCATGGAAAATGTTCAGATCCTCCTTTTAgcttatttcaatattttcaaatgtctTTGAATCTTCTACAAAAATTTGATGTGTTGGCCATCTTAAAGGCTGCCGGGCTCAACCCTCAAACCTCCCAAAACATTGGAATCCAAAACATCATGACCCCTATTCAAAGGACAACCAAAAAGTATCCTGGCATCCGCTGctacaaaaatgttaaaacgGGCAAGTCGCAGTTGAATGAAATTGTACTGTGTTTGGAAAAAGATGGTGCTACCCTCATCGACTGCCCTACATTTGTTAGTAGCACTTGTGCAAAATCAATTGTATGGTAG